A window from Drosophila nasuta strain 15112-1781.00 chromosome 3, ASM2355853v1, whole genome shotgun sequence encodes these proteins:
- the LOC132788257 gene encoding LOW QUALITY PROTEIN: uncharacterized protein LOC132788257 (The sequence of the model RefSeq protein was modified relative to this genomic sequence to represent the inferred CDS: deleted 1 base in 1 codon) has product MQFDLHSLVYCLLFATFNICHAKTIKKAEANLLRPLEELNPWQGKSFPYGPGEDSHNDKKVQRVQSQSNDISKSKDSWQGKWFPYAPGEPHIPITEKTDLQPDPTQKTPTSTKPSSNIKDSWQGKWFPHAPGEVIADSTVKPAAHKPIAVCDDGVNNLAVDFDPLDVRHNYNYLCLQSNRSHFNPNLNTEALLTKHFLPSAYVPPAKCLNESIGYSHEPPTNGAFRPLPSVYGTYKYLPPQRYMRNLAEGAIIMLYHPCAYHGQVEQLQHIVRGCLYRHLITPSQDLTPERPLALLSWSTSLSMSVVDSKQVGQFIRKYAKYGPLGMSNLSRVVEKRDSYKAALLTEAHLVTDLDDSELCGYLEEHM; this is encoded by the exons atgcaattcgaTTTGCATAGTTtggtttattgtttattgtttgccaCTTTCAACATTTGCCATGCCAAAACTATAAAGAAAGCGGAAGCAAATCTGCTGAGACCATTGGAAGAACTTAATCCATGGCAGGGCAAATCATTTCCCTATGGACCCGGAGAAGATTCCCACAACGACAAGAAAGTGCAACGTGTGCAATCGCAGTCCAATGACATCTCAAAATCGAAAGATAGCTGGCAGGGCAAATGGTTTCCATATGCGCCTGGTGAACCTCACATTCCAATAACCGAAAAGACCGATCTTCAGCCTGATCCCACCCAGAAGAcaccaacatcaacaaaacCAAGCAGCAATATTAAGGACAGCTGGCAGGGTAAATGGTTTCCCCATGCGCCAGGCGAAGTAATCGCAGATAGTACAGTGAAGCCAGCGGCGCACAAACCGATTGCCGTTTGTGATGATGGCGTG AACAACCTTGCCGTCGACTTTGATCCGCTGGATGTGCGTCACAACTACAACTATCTGTGCCTGCAAAGCAACCGAAGCCACTTTAATCCCAATCTCAACACTGAGGCGCTGTTGACGAAACAC TTTTTGCCCAGTGCCTACGTGCCGCCCGCCAAGTGCTTAAATGAGTCAATTGGCTATAGCCATGAGCCGCCTACCAA TGGCGCGTTTCGTCCTCTGCCCTCTGTTTATGGCACCTACAAGTATTTGCCGCCTCAACGCTACATGCGCAATCTGGCCGAGGGTGCCATCATTATGCTGTATCATCCCTGTGCCTACCACGGCCAAGTGGAACAACTGCAGCATATTGTACGTGGCTGTCTCTATCGCCATCTCATCACACCGTCTCAGGACTTGACGCCTGAACGACCGTTGGCGTTGCTCTCGTGGAGCACCAGTCTCAGCATGTCGGTTGTAGACAGTAAGCAGGTGGGACAATTTATTCGAAAGTATGCCAAGTATGGACCACTAGGAATGTCGAATCTGTCGCGTGTCGTGGAAAAGCGAGATTCCTATAAGGCGGCGTTGTTGACGGAGGCTCATCTAGTGACTGATTTGGATGACAGCGAGCTTTGCGGATACCTGGAAGAGCATATGTAA
- the LOC132794040 gene encoding small VCP/p97-interacting protein, translating to MGMCLSCCGNSAEETNLMPPPDERRRQQLEAAERRRQENESRGVKNLDKVRRQQQRAEEMERREEEAARQGGNNPNLRWQTT from the exons atgggAATGTGTCTTTCCTGCTGCGGTAACAGCGCCGAGGAGACAAATTTAATGCCACCTCCA GACGAGCGCCGTAGGCAGCAGTTGGAGGCAGCAGAGCGTCGACGACAGGAAAACGAATCTCGAGGTGTAAAAAATCTGGACAAAGTGCGTCGTCAGCAGCAAAGGGCGGAGGAGATGGAGCGCCGTGAAGAGGAGGCGGCTCGTCAAGGGGGCAACAACCCCAATTTGCGG TGGCAAACAACTTAA
- the LOC132794036 gene encoding uncharacterized protein LOC132794036, whose translation MSDISSAQLRTEIQAVLKDADLSTISAKRVREQVEGKLNCSLVSRKKEFDNIVMEVINEQQEDDDDDDDDDGGDGDDGKDPDADPQDDSEQSEEDEVASSSEEEQQKKQKKKPGPKKRPQPTKHKVSAKKKRKTLNADDSGTESDAGSDSDYEVVKKPTPKKKAAKSGAGGTTGRKSTGFTRAYNLSPELSALVGADSLPRHEVVKKVWAIIKERDLYDPKNKQFAICDDELMKVMNIKRFRTFGMLKHLKPHFLD comes from the coding sequence ATGTCGGACATCTCCAGCGCTCAGCTCAGAACTGAAATCCAGGCGGTACTCAAAGATGCCGATCTCTCAACCATTTCCGCCAAGCGAGTGCGCGAACAAGTTGAAGGCAAACTCAACTGTTCGCTGGTGAGCCGCAAGAAGGAATTCGACAATATTGTGATGGAGGTGATCAACGAGCAGCAggaggacgacgacgatgatgatgacgatgatggcGGCGATGGTGACGATGGCAAGGATCCCGATGCTGATCCCCAAGATGATAGCGAGCAAAGCGAAGAGGATGAGGTCGCCAGCAGCAGTGAGGAGGAGCAAcagaagaagcaaaagaagaagCCGGGACCCAAGAAGCGTCCACAGCCCACCAAGCATAAGGTGTCTGCCAAGAAGAAGCGCAAGACTCTCAATGCCGATGACTCGGGCACCGAAAGCGATGCCGGCTCCGATTCCGACTACGAAGTAGTCAAGAAACCAACTCCTAAAAAGAAGGCCGCAAAGTCGGGGGCTGGTGGCACAACCGGACGCAAGAGCACCGGCTTCACACGCGCCTACAATCTGTCGCCGGAGCTGTCGGCTTTGGTGGGCGCCGATTCGTTGCCACGCCACGAGGTGGTCAAGAAAGTGTGGGCCATCATTAAGGAGCGTGATCTGTACGATCCGAAGAACAAGCAGTTTGCCATATGCGACGATGAGCTAATGAAGGTGATGAACATCAAGCGTTTCCGCACCTTCGGTATGCTGAAGCATCTCAAGCCGCACTTCCTTGACTAA
- the LOC132794031 gene encoding LOW QUALITY PROTEIN: adenosylhomocysteinase-like 1 (The sequence of the model RefSeq protein was modified relative to this genomic sequence to represent the inferred CDS: deleted 1 base in 1 codon), with product MNNLADTVVVDPGFGGGDKQQQAVATQPQDPSIVVPPPATKQSSALKKTNRYRSRSLSASSTDSFSSASYTGSSEDGDDVPPREKVQKNTKGSSDFCVRNIAAQHAFGRREIEIAEQEMPGIMALRKRAAEDKPLKDAKIVGCTHINAQTAVLIETLAELGASVRWAACNIYSTQNEVAAALAESGIPIFAWRGETEEDFWWCIDRCVNAENWQPNMILDDGGDATHLMLKKYPTMFKLVKGIVEESVTGVHRLYQLSKAGKLTVPAMNVNDSVTKTKFDNLYSCKESILDSLKRSTDVMFGGKQVVVCGYGDVGKGCAQALKGQGCIVYITEIDPICALQASMDGFRVVKLNEVIRNVDIVVTATGNKNVVVREHMDKMKSGCIVCNMGHSNTEIDVNGLRTPDLTWEKVRSQVDHIIWPEGKYIILLAEGRLVNLSCSSIPSFAVSITSATQALALIELFNAPPGRYKSDVYLLPKKMDEYVASLHLPTFDAHLTELSDEQAKYMGLNKAGPFKPNYYRY from the exons ATGAACAATCTGGCGGACACGGTTGTCGTTGATCCGGGCTTCGGTGGCGGcgacaaacagcaacaagcggTGGCCACTCAACCCCAAGATCCTAGTATTGTGGTCCCTCCACCCGCCACCAAGCAATCCTCAGCACTGAAGAAGACAAATCGCTATCGCAGTCGCTCGCTGAGCGCCTCTTCCACGGACTCCTTCAGCTCCGCCTCCTACACCGGCAGCAGCGAAGATGGCGACGATGTGCCACCCCGCgaaaaagtgcaa aagaACACGAAAGGCAGCTCCGATTTCTGTGTGCGTAACATTGCAGCTCAACATGCGTTTGGACGTCGTGAAATCGAGATTGCCGAACAGGAGATGCCGGGCATCATGGCGCTGCGTAAACGTGCGGCGGAGGATAAACCGCTGAAGGATGCCAAGATCGTGGGCTGCACCCACATCAATGCACAGACGGCGGTGTTGATTGAGACGCTGGCGGAGCTGGGAGCAAGTGTGCGTTGGGCCGCTTGCAACATCTATTCCACGCAA AACGAAGTTGCCGCCGCCTTGGCCGAGTCGGGTATTCCAATCTTTGCCTGGCGCGGCGAAACGGAGGAGGATTTCTGGTGGTGCATCGATCGCTGTGTCAATGCCGAGAACTGGCAGCCCAACATGATCTTGGACGATGGCGGCGATGCCACCCATTTGATGCTCAAAAAGTATCCCACCATGTTCAAGCTGGTCAAGGGCATTGTGGAGGAGAGTGTCACCGGTGTGCATCGTCTCTATCAGCTGTCGAAGGCGGGTAAACTGACGGTGCCTGCCATGAACGTCAATGACTCGGTGACGAAGACCAAGTTCGACAATCTCTATAGCTGCAAAGAGTCCATATTGGATAGTCTGAAGCGTTCCACCGATGTGATGTTCGGTGGCAAACAGGTTGTCGTCTGTGGCTATGGAGATGTGGGCAAGGGCTGTGCTCAGGCGCTCAAAGGACAG GGCTGCATTGTGTACATCACGGAAATCGATCCGATTTGTGCGCTCCAGGCGAGCATGGATGGCTTCCGTGTGGTCAAGCTGAACGAGGTGATCCGCAACGTGGACATTGTGGTGACGGCGACGGGCAACAAGAATGTTGTGGTCCGTGAGCACATGGACAAGATGAAGAGCGGTTGCATTGTGTGCAACATGGGACACTCGAACACGGAGATCGATGTGAATGGTTTGCGTACCCCCGATTTGACCTGGGAGAAGGTTCGCTCCCAGGTGGATCACATCATTTGGCCCGAGGGCAAGTATATCATACTGCTCGCCGAGGGTCGCCTTGTCAATTTGAGCTGCTCGAGTATACCCTCGTTTGCGGTCTCCATCACATCTGCCACGCAGGCGTTGGCATTGATTGAGCTGTTTAATGCGCCGCCCGGTCGCTACAAGAGCGATGTGTATCTGCTGCCCAAGAAGATGGATGAGTATGTGGCGAGTCTGCATCTGCCAACGTTCGATGCGCATCTCACCGAGCTCAGCGATGAGCAGGCCAAGTACATGGGCCTCAATAAGGCGGGTCCCTTCAAGCCCAACTACTATCGTTActag